In Plasmodium malariae genome assembly, chromosome: 11, the following proteins share a genomic window:
- the PmUG01_11061500 gene encoding PIR protein: MNNGFYKLKDNTYNHLPSYKFYEQLNSDINEDDNESVYWDSVEPSFDKTLWARDVFLKLERNVLSVNRNRIEDVFSKKHCYDLNYWLYEQVYKNFDHNEKDENFYKTIDIFQDGWKRINNSEFPNEDNVCHPDHTLVDMEYLKDVKNLFDLIEDYVIIKAEVIRDTNNACYKYIEYLKQKVPLYYEWENVCTVEEDNICTRYIDDYTKYNPRNVLENLSVVGLSLASVFNDCYQNIITVFQESEKLPSRTELKQRNALGQIESTVVKVGRTLAEIGDDGMQSGDIFIGVNDFVYSLIYAVKRLNSYVFDHFTTMNILLLVILMALFIFCKFISGRSMSCNDSKKKK; the protein is encoded by the exons ATGAATAACGggttttataaattaaaa GATAATACTTATAACCATTTAccttcatataaattttatgaacaacTGAATAGCGATATCAATGAAGATGACAATGAAAGTGTGTACTGGGATTCCGTAGAACCATCTTTTGACAAAACCCTCTGGGCTCGTGATGTTTTTTTGAAACTAGAAAGAAACGTATTATCAGTAAACAGAAATCGTATAGAGGATGTTTTCAGTAAAAAACATTGTTATGATTTGAATTATTGGTTATATGAgcaagtatataaaaattttgatcaTAATGAGAaagatgaaaatttttataaaactatTGACATTTTCCAAGATGGATGGAAGAGAATTAATAATAGTGAATTTCCAAATGAAGATAATGTATGTCATCCGGATCACACTTTGGTTGATATGGAATATTTGAAAGATGTTAAGAATCTGTTTGATCTTATTGAAgattatgttattattaaagcTGAAGTTATTAGAGATACTAATAATGCATGttacaaatatattgaatatcTTAAACAAAAGGTTCCACTTTATTATGAGTGGGAAAATGTGTGCACAGTGGAAGaagataatatatgtacaaggTACATTGATGATTATACCAAGTATAATCCAAGAAATGTCTTAGAAAATTTGTCCGTCGTTGGACTTTCCCTTGCATCCGTATTCAATGATTGTTaccaaaatattataactgtGTTTCAGGAATCAGAAAAGTTACCTTCCCGTACAGaattaaaacaaagaaaTGCTTTAGGACAAATTGAAAGTACAGTGGTAAAAGTAGGAAGAACCTTGGCAGAAATTGGAGATGACGGAATGCAGTCAggagatatatttattggtGTAAATGATTTCGTTTATTCGTTAATTTACGCAGTAAAAAGACTTAATTCTTACGTTTTTGACCATTTCACAACAATGAATATTTTGTTGTTGGTAATATTAATGgctcttttcattttttgtaag TTTATTAGTGGACGATCCATGTCATGTAAtgatagtaaaaaaaaaaaat